gggccttcggccctcgatgtcagcatgcgattatagtagtattgcgccggatcggagcgcgacaacgtagggaaaaaaggcgtgagcgactgtcgacagtctaggctTGCTGTTGCGGTTACGAATATGAGTGTATATAATAAAACGCGCCCGAAAACGTTCTTTACGCACACTTTACTCGGGATATATACGCAGCACGAGAGGTGACGTGCTGAAGAAAACACATTATGGTGTCCGAAAAGAAAAGAGAAACACATAACAGAGAGAACATTATCAAAACTTTCATTTAATGACAAATGAAAGTCATCGAAAATAAAGTATATAAGTTCACAGATGTGTATATCAATTGTTCACATATCTTTCAAAAAAGTTAAGTTTTGCCGACTTTTAGAAGGGCCCCTCTCCAAATttcaaatatcacacgaatTAGTAGATCATATTCTGCAAAATACATTTGGAAATATTGcttaaaggtaaaaaaaaaaagttaatctTTTGAATTAACATATTACAACAATTTTTATATACACATTATGCGGAGCCATGATAGCCAAGAACCATCAGCGCTGTTTACTAGACCCAGATGGTATTAGGCCTAGATACATACAACTGGCCCAACATTTCGATTACATCAGTTTGACATAGTTGGCTTATaacatattttctgtaaattcaCCAAGACTTGGTATTATTTCAACCATTATATCAAAAGTTCTTGATTTATACCAAGAAAAGAAAGCAATCACTTCTGACAAAACAGGTGTTCTGATGAATACTGCCAGCTCATAGCACAACAGTATGGCACTACACGCCCAGGAACGTTAACAACGTGAGTGTTTGAAAATGTACCCCCCTGATCTATATTTGtaacacatttgataatttgacaCTTTTGTGATTCATGTCTTGTTTTgatgaggtgtgtgtgtgtgtgtgagagagagagagagagagagagagagagagagagagagagagagagagagagagactttgAACTTTTGACTGACTTTAATGTTCATGGTCTATGTatcaacacaatatatatatttatgtcaatatattgtcagtgaaacacaaacatttatatTGAAATCGAATACATTATCTAATTGCCGATAGAGGGAGCTATGACACACTATTCAGTCGATATCGTCACTCTGGCTGTCTGTCCACTATTTTTCACTCTCGAGAAAGTATAAAATACACTTTAATGTAGTTACAAATTcctttcatattttaaaatcaCTATCAGCAATTTAATTTTCTTCGTCCCATACTTTTTATTCATTCCTGGTTAGTAAAAGGAAACTGACAGTAAAGGTTTTACATGTTATTGTGAAAATTTGATATCAAACAAATGTCATGGTTGGAAGCACCAGTGGCTGTAACTTCAATCGTCCTTTTTTTCATGTCATTGGTTTGCTTAATTATGTATACTGGGAATACAGCCAAGAGGTCAAATCTCAATAGCATACACACTTGCCATTCAGTCAGGAGAGTTTgtatgtttacacatggacatcaagccagtgtacatcAAGAAGTAGTAGTCGGGTAGTTTgtatgtttacacatggacatcaagccagtgtacaccAAGAAGTAATAGTCAGGTAGTTTgtatgtttacacatggacatcaagccagtgtacataAGAAGTAATAGTCAGGTAGTTTgtatgtttacacatggacatcaagccagtgtacaccAAGAAGTAGTAGTCGGGTAGTTTgtatgtttacacatggacatcaaacCAGTGTACATAAGAAGTAATAGTCAGGTAACTGCTAATTGAAAGGAATAAATCTTTTTAAGTGAAGTTTTGGAAAATTTCTGGTGAGTATATATTAACAAAATTAGTGAAAAGTTTCAGTAACTGTGGCTTGAAATTAAAAAGCCTTTGAGTAAGGGTGATGtaacatctcagaccactagtgtgtgtggggatgggggtgggggtgtctCAAGTTCTCATTCAAATATATTGTAGaacacatacttcaaacaaaacacaccaacaaacaaaatataaaattgatgCCAACACTTCTGATGaaatagatattttttttattcacaatCAGTCATTCCCTGATATATCGTGTTTGACTACAATCTTCATTTTTCATCTGCATTATTGCAATGCAaggagaaagaaaaacaaatcttctacatcactactgtatttttttttgtcagaaaGCACACTCCTGGGCAAACACACTTTGTGATCCTAATTGTAACAATGTCGAAACAAGGACGATATAAGAGTTACACAGATTCAATTTTTTGCGAAAGTTTCTCAGAATAATTTTTTGGTCATATTTTAAGTCTTACTGTTGTACAATACTTTAAAGCTCAAGAAGATAAAAAGACCAATTTTCTTATTCCGTGTGAATGCTTCAGTTTAAGTTCTTTCaacatgtgtattttgttatCTAATATCCAGCTTCCAACATTATACTGGGATCTAAGGAATCCAAAAGTGTGTTATCATTACCATTAGGTTTTTATAGCAGTGGGCTTTTTTCCTTATCATTATTTCGCAGTCAGCTTCTCTGTAAGGGTGTGTATGAAATAAATGTGTGTGCACTGAAACAGACATTCCTTGTCACATGATCTAAAaagatgtacatttcattaaacTTAGAGAACAACTCTACATTAACACATCATTGGATGAGTGTTCCCCTGACGACTGTTTTCATAAGATAGGTAGAAAATCAAAGTAATCACTTCAAGTAACTAATTTTAAAAGCAAGGAGTGTCCACttatgatgatgaaaatgttgatatcatggtacTGAAATTaccattttaaaataaaaggtGGTTTACAATACAGTTTCATACCATCCAGAGGGAggtcaaaaataaaaagatggCTCACAGTTCATGCTCAGAATTGTGTTGGTTGTCCACGGTTCATGGAGAACACTGCAACAGAGTAATGTAAAACATAATGTTAACTCCTACTGGTTTTAAAAGACAGCCCTGTTTTATATTTCATGATAAATATCATTTATGTCACCCACACAAGTGTTTCAGTGGCCCTGTGACATGAGTATATATTTCAGTATATTTCCTCCACTGTAGAAACAATTGTCTATGTAGACACATTCATCAGGAGGTGTTTACATTATATTTCTCATTCTATGTTGCAGTGGAACTTATCttttttataaaaataacaagaacGTTTTCACTTTAAAGATTGAAATGTGACCGCATCAGTAAGAAGACTTTACTGAACTGATGATGCTGTTTAAGTGAAAACTAGTCAGAACTTTTGGGAACCCTTTGAGTTTTGTCgagaccatccagttttcatttgtgACTTTAAGTATGGTTAGGACTGTACTATTTATGTCCTTGTTGAAAGCAAACTCAGTGATATATCTGGTTTATCAATCAGAAGATGTGAGCATCAAGTTGACGAACTTTTGTCACTTTTGGGTGTGATTTCTCATCTGAGGTGTGAGGTGTAGTAATACAGAATGTGATCTCTTTGCTTACTGAAACAACAATCAATGGAATGCTATAGCAACACTATCCATCAACATGATTGGTTGAAAGTTGACgctggaaaacaacaaattgtGAAAGATTTTTCCACTACCAACCTTCCTAAAGTGACGCACTTTGTTCTTTGATGACAACTctagtatgtaaatatatttaaaatacatacatcagAGGCGAAACAAAAATCACAGAActtgcttttttttttagtgAAATGTTGACTAGTCAGTCTAAGTATGTGAAGCATGTCATTAtttaatggtttttttttccttcaagtatatttcaaaaaactGTATAATTTCTATTACACATATATTCACAATCAGATCAAACTGAATTCTCATCTTTGTATATACTATTTTGGATAGGCATATTTTGGTTCAGCTTGCATCTCAGAAGACGTCGTGTAAAACAGTCCtttcattgcaaatatttgtGTACAGGCAAATAGCAGTTTTTAATTATGTCATGGTACATATAGGTGTAAGAGTGGGTTACTGTACATtaaatgaacattttgattcatcttaaaaaaatctacctgtTTTGTCATTTGTCGGAGAGAATGGAAGAGTACATACAAATCTTTTCTGAGTTCACTGCATAGAAGATCTAGACATAATTTACCCAGCTTTAAATTTGAACACTGCAttatatttgtaagtttttgttTTAGACACCACACAAgtcatttataagttattacaACACACATTAAATTGAGGTTCATACAAGTTCGTAATGCTCATTGACTTTGTTGAGAAGAGCATCGCATGATTTCTTGGCATCTCCAAGTAACATAGCTGAATTAGGTTTGTAGAAGATTGGGTTGTCCACTGCGGCATATCCGACACCGAGGGTTCTCTTCATAACGACAACTTGGGCGGACTGCCAGACTCGTAGAACGGGCATACCAGCGATGATTGAATTGGGGTCTTCTTCAGCAGCAGAGTTGACGGTGTCATTGGCACCGATAACCAATACCAAATCTGTTTCTGGGAAGTCATCGTTAATTTCATCCATTTCCAATACATGGTCATAGGGCACACCAGCTTCAGCCAGGAGTACATTCAACTGACCTGGCATACGACCAGCGACTGGATGGATACCAAATCGGACGTTCTTGCCTTGATCACGCAGTTTCTGTACCATTTCAGCAATTGGATACTGTGCCTTTGCTACACACAGACCATAGCCTGGAGTGATGATGATGTTACGTGCATCACTGATGAACTCAAGGACCTGGTCAGCATTGACTTCAGTATGTGTACCAACAATTGCCTTTGCTTCACCACCTTTTGTTGAGCGTGTACCATAGCCACCAAAGATGACGTTGGCCAGGGAGCGGTTCATGGCTTCACACATGATGTAGGATAGGATGGCACCAGATGACCCGATGAGAGCACCAACCACTGTAAGGAGGGGATTATTTAACATAAAGCCTTCAGCACAGAGAGCCCAACCACTGTAACTGTTGAGGACTGTAATGACCACAGGCATATCAGCGCCACCAATGGCAGCAGTCAGAGTGACACCCATGACACAGGAAAGAGCTGTTGTTGTTCCCAGCATAGCTATATCAACAGAGAATCCTGGATCTGTCATGTACCATGCCATTGCTCCAACATTGGCGAGCAGCATACCAGCATTCAACATGTTACGTCCTGGAAGCAGAAGTGGGTCAGATTTCAACAATCCTTGCAGCTTACCAAATGCAACGAGGGAACCAGTGAATGTAACACCACCGATGTATGTGCCCAAGAAAAGGAAAGCCCTTGTGATGTTTGCTGCTGGATCATCAGCAAAGTGGACATATTCATTCATGTATGTTGACAAACAGGTCAGCACTGCAGCAACACCAACAAAACTGTGGAAAGCTGCAACAAGCTGTGGTAAATCTGTGATGGCCATCTTCTTTGCAATGATTGTACCAATCAAACCGCCGACACCAATACAGCCAGCCATTTGCATGTACAGTTCTGGAGAGCAGTTAAGCAGGGCCAGGGTTGTTGCCATACCTCCAGTCACACCTATGATACCCAAAGCATTTCCTCTTCTAGCTGTGGGCTGTGATGATAGACCACCTAGAGCACCTACACAGCAAAGTGAAGAAGCCAAATAGGCGAGAGTGTGGACATTTTCATAGCCGGCATAAGTAGTGCCAAGATAAGCAGCCAAGAATGCAGCACCTGCACCACCATAGAGAAAGTTGTACTCTGGAGGATCATCTGGTCTTTTGAACATATCCAACATACGTTGAGTGACCAAGAAACCACCGAAGATGTTAATGGATGAGACGAAGCATGCTGCAGCAGCAAGGCTCTGTCCGACAGTGGTTGGATATAAGCCTCCACCCATACACAGCATACCACCTACTGCAGTGATACCGGATATAGCATTAGTGACAGACATAAGAGGGGAATGGAGAGCTGGTGATACACCCCATACGGTGTGATAACCACAGATGACCGCGAGAGCAAATGTTGTCGACATGTTACCAAAAGCATTATTCGGGGATATCACACCGAGACCAACCATACTAAGCAAACCAGATGTGTACAGCATGGAGGTTTTCATCGTTTTAGAAAATGGAGTCTCGACAGGAATGGCCACAGCTGTTGCCTGAGCTGTTGATGCTGCAGcggcagcagcagcagcagcagcttGGAGGTGTTCTTTTGGTGTTGGTGGAGGCCACATCATTTCACCCTCATGTAGTACCATTGAACCTCTGGTGACTTCGTCTTCCATATCAAGGTAGTATTGGCCTTTGGTCTTTTCAGGTGTGAATGACATCAACAACTTCGAGATGTTGTTGGCATATAGTGTACTTGACTGGGTTGGTAGGCGACTAGGAAGGTCTGTGTAGCCGATATGTGTGACACCATTGTATACATACTTCTCACCAGGTTTGGTAGTTTCAATATTACCACCTGCTTCGGCTGCTAAATCTACAACTACAGATCCATCTTTCATGGATTCAATCATTTCTTTGGTGATAAGGGTTGGTGCTTTCTTCCCTGGAATCAAAGCTGTACTGATGAGAACATCTACATCCTTACACTGTTTGGCATACATTGCTTTCTGTGCTTCTTGGAACTGTTGAGACATTTCTTTTGCGTATCCTCCAGTTCCTTCACCCTCTTCCTTGACATTGACCTCTATGAATTCTGCTCCCATGGATTGAATCTGTTCTTTCACAGATGACCTCACATCAGATGCTCTAACAATTGCACCCATACTCTTGGCTGTTCCAATTGATGCTAAACCAGCGACTCCTGCACCCAGGACTAGAGCCTTTGCTGGTGGAACTTTCCCCGCAGCTGTAATCTGACCGGTGAAGAATCTACCAAATTCATTTGCAGCTTCTACTACTGCTTTGTAACCTGATATGTTGGCCATTGAACTGAGAGCATCAAATACCTGGGCTCTACTAATACGAGGCACACAGTCCATACCAAACGCTGTGGCATTTCTGCTTGCTAATTTATCTAAAAGCTCTTTGTTTTGTGCTGGGTACAGGAAACTAATGAGTGTAGCTTTATCTTTTAAGAGATCAACTTCCTCAAGGGTTGGTGACCGGACCTTCAGAACGATATCTGACTTGAAAGCCTCTTCTGCGGATTTAATAGCAGCACCAGCTTCTTCATATTCTTTGTTTGAAAATTTAGCATTTTGTCCAGCTCCAGTTTCTATATTTACATTGAAGCCAGCTTTTGTGAGGGTTTTCACAGCGGCAGGTGTCAAAGCAACTCtcttttcatttttgaatgtttctttTGGAACACCTATCGTCAACTTGTCGTATGCAGTACCCTTCAAAGTAACTTCTTCAGCTTTCTGTTCTTGATAACGTGGCAGGAATGTTCGGAGGCCACGTCGAGGCTGTTGTGACTTGGAGAATAACTTACGAACTGCTGGCGCTACCAGGCTGTCCACATGGTTGGCGGTACACAGAAAACGAAACATGGTTGCTACTTCTCGCTAAGGAAACCTAAGgaaaagataaaataataaGATAATTgagtaaaattataaatttcTAAAAATAGGTGGCTACAGGTAGAGACGTAGAGAAGTAGCCAGCTTCAAATGTCAGATCTGTCATTGTGTACAATGGCTCAAATTTAAGTTCTGTTTGGTACTCAGAATTAGCAAAGTGAACAGTTTCGACTACAATTTCTATTGATCTCAGTTTATCACTTTATAAATTTGTCAGTACAGATACAATGTTTCTTAATCTGTGTGCTTAGGACTACTTTTAATTTCTAGCCCTGATTCTTTACAAACGACAGCATGCTGTCTGTACATTGATGCAGAGTTTAGTATTCTCATAATGTTAATGGTTAACAGGAACACCTCAATCAACATTGAATCTTTCAGTCGAGCTGTACAGCTGTTAGCTAGTCCTTTGTGAATGCTAATAGACACAGGTAGAGCGGAAAGAAAAGTATATAGCACTCTTCTTCCTTTTACAACATACCACATGCTACAAACACGTCACAAATTTGCAGTCTTGATACAACAATCTGGCTTGTTTATAGAAACTTTAAACAAAACTTAGTAAACCAATTAAGAATTAACAGAGAGGGgacatgtgtatatgttaggTATATAGTAatactgaaaataatatttaGCATTGAGATTTGCTCTCCAAAATTGAATGGTCTATTGGTCTGTGGTAGAATACTTTGGTTGACTGCTATGgacaggtaaaatctacctagcCTGGTACGCctgtttttattaaatttagGTCGAATTCCTTTAATGAAATACAACATACTAAAAATCTCTATGCTACAGTATGCATTGTTAGCATGTATGGTATGTCTACTACTTGATAATCTACTACattgtttgtacttgataatttaacatttgattttgatagaattcaaaatgaaatatagtcctgctaaagtataaaatattgtaagaggTACTAAAATGTACAACAGTAGTAATCGCTAAATGTCACTCAGTCTATGATTTGGACTCTGGCTTCTTATGAAAAATCTAATCTTTAGGGAACAGTTAGTTTTTTCACGCCAACACAGACTAGTCATAGACCCTCCTCTCACCAAGGGTGGAGGATCAATGGACTAGTCAAGCATATTGCTTTGGTATCATGGTAATCGGTTATTTGCTtttctgataaaatattttaatctcAAATGGATGTCATTGTTTATATATGAAGGAGGTGATAAGTAAAGGTAACTTATATAAAAACTGTTTCTTGGGCTGAGGGTGGAGActaatttttcacttttcacaAATATGTACTATATTTCTTTGGGTACTCAGCTCTTAGTGGAACCCAATTCCTTTCTACTACACTGTAACCCTACCACCCTGGGTGTTGTCCGGGGTGGGGATAGGGTGGGGGTGTTGTCCTTCCCTTGGACATTATGTAATCTGTTGACAAACATTAATTGCATATCATGTGCATCATATTaagaatattttcataagaaaTGTGTGAACATTACATACCACAAACTTAAAAAAATACCAATACAGGAAAATGACATGCCATCAATCCAGTCACATTATCACAAAACTGAGAAGGTGTACATAACTAACAAGTACAAGTTGCACACCTGAATTTGACCTTTTCACATCCTACTTTGCTCAACATCTCCAGctactttatacatgtaactaaATTTGGGGCATTCTGTCAGTTAATATGCCAAAGAaagacaagtgatttgttcaaattATATCTACTTCTAAATCAAAAAGTCAAAAAATAAAGAACTTTGTAGTCAATATAACtattgttccaaacacaaatatgaaaattttacctgaaatttttgactgcacacttcagtctttgtcaacatatTAACCAACTATTCAGTACACGTAACCTAAAGGCCtggttacacgatgcaactcgactagcaacgcaccatgcaattcgtcgcatgcgacgaattgcatcgtgTACTCGCCTCATCGCAGGGTCTTGCGACGTTGCAAGGtgcgtcgcaaggaaaccgacatgtcggtttccttgtcgcaagttgcttctcgagttgcttcgtgagttgcaccgtgtaaccacttcgtcgcgtcgcaagcaataacctttgacatatacatacgtgtcaaatgacgttcaatgttattgccgccatgtttttagtataaatattctatttcagcaagtattttttatataatttcgatttatcaccatGATTATCACttataaatagtatacaatgtctatgaatgcttgatttccactgaatatcattttatttccaacttgaatgcaagtagcgacatcggaaagatcaacatcgccataaacgaacttcgaattgaatagagttttactatcgatacctcattttattcgtaaatattagcaatttcatagcatttttgccaaattcctgcCGCGAGAAGACTTGACCAtcgatgacctgtaa
This window of the Glandiceps talaboti chromosome 16, keGlaTala1.1, whole genome shotgun sequence genome carries:
- the LOC144447498 gene encoding NAD(P) transhydrogenase, mitochondrial-like; this translates as MFRFLCTANHVDSLVAPAVRKLFSKSQQPRRGLRTFLPRYQEQKAEEVTLKGTAYDKLTIGVPKETFKNEKRVALTPAAVKTLTKAGFNVNIETGAGQNAKFSNKEYEEAGAAIKSAEEAFKSDIVLKVRSPTLEEVDLLKDKATLISFLYPAQNKELLDKLASRNATAFGMDCVPRISRAQVFDALSSMANISGYKAVVEAANEFGRFFTGQITAAGKVPPAKALVLGAGVAGLASIGTAKSMGAIVRASDVRSSVKEQIQSMGAEFIEVNVKEEGEGTGGYAKEMSQQFQEAQKAMYAKQCKDVDVLISTALIPGKKAPTLITKEMIESMKDGSVVVDLAAEAGGNIETTKPGEKYVYNGVTHIGYTDLPSRLPTQSSTLYANNISKLLMSFTPEKTKGQYYLDMEDEVTRGSMVLHEGEMMWPPPTPKEHLQAAAAAAAAAASTAQATAVAIPVETPFSKTMKTSMLYTSGLLSMVGLGVISPNNAFGNMSTTFALAVICGYHTVWGVSPALHSPLMSVTNAISGITAVGGMLCMGGGLYPTTVGQSLAAAACFVSSINIFGGFLVTQRMLDMFKRPDDPPEYNFLYGGAGAAFLAAYLGTTYAGYENVHTLAYLASSLCCVGALGGLSSQPTARRGNALGIIGVTGGMATTLALLNCSPELYMQMAGCIGVGGLIGTIIAKKMAITDLPQLVAAFHSFVGVAAVLTCLSTYMNEYVHFADDPAANITRAFLFLGTYIGGVTFTGSLVAFGKLQGLLKSDPLLLPGRNMLNAGMLLANVGAMAWYMTDPGFSVDIAMLGTTTALSCVMGVTLTAAIGGADMPVVITVLNSYSGWALCAEGFMLNNPLLTVVGALIGSSGAILSYIMCEAMNRSLANVIFGGYGTRSTKGGEAKAIVGTHTEVNADQVLEFISDARNIIITPGYGLCVAKAQYPIAEMVQKLRDQGKNVRFGIHPVAGRMPGQLNVLLAEAGVPYDHVLEMDEINDDFPETDLVLVIGANDTVNSAAEEDPNSIIAGMPVLRVWQSAQVVVMKRTLGVGYAAVDNPIFYKPNSAMLLGDAKKSCDALLNKVNEHYELV